CAACAGTTATGCCGGTGTCTATCTCTGGAAGAGCACGGGCGTCACCATGGACAGCATCCTGGTAACCGATGATTATTATGGAATCACTCTCGGGGGGTGCTCTGCGATCGCCATCCAGAACTGCACCGCCGTGGGAACGGATACGGGGATAGATGTGTATCATTCAGCAGACTGCCAGATCTCGGAGTGCATTGCGACATCCAATAATTACTATGGGATCGCACTCTGGGACGCGGAGGGGTGCGATATCGACGGGTGTAGCGTGCAGGACAATGGCGAATTTGGCATGATTCTCGATGAGGTCGGCAACTGCAGCATCAACGGCTGTCTGGCGCAGGGCAACGACTACCTGGGCATGTTTCTTATGAATGCCGAACACTGCTCTCTCCAGGAGTGCAGTGTCTCCGGCGGTTTGTATGGGATTGCACTCTGGGGATTGGAGGATTGCCAGGTCGCTTCGTGCACGGTGCAGGAGAATGATCTCATGGGAATCCTGCTTGGTGAAGCCATAACCACTGTCATTACGGGCTGCACCATGTCCGATACCCTGTTTGGATGCGGGATCTCGGACTCTGTGGACTGTCAGGTCTATCTCAACTCGTTCTGCAACGCGAGTGCAGCTGAGTATGATTCCCTGGACATCCTCTGGGCCTCCCCCGGAACCCTCACCTACCATTATGGCGGGCGCACCTGGACCTCACCGATGGGCAACCACTGGGGAAAAGCCTACAACGGCACCGATCAGAACGGCGACGGCATCGGTGACGTGCCCTATGCCGGCGATGGTTTCACCGATGCGTATCCGCTCATGGAGACCCCTGACCGATATTTCTTCGGCGATGATGGGGGTGACGACGATTCCGGTGACATCGCCGCCGCCGGCAACCTGAACCCCGGTGACACGGCGACGATGCACTTTTCGGGTTCGGCGGTAACCGGGATCACCCTCAGGGCAGCAGAACGGATCGACGGTGTGATGATCGGAATCGATCCGGTGACGGACGGGCCCGATGGTCTGGACGGTCCGGTCTACCAGTATCTCGCCGCCGACCTCACCTACACAACCGACGCTGCGATCGCCGAGGCGGTCTTCACCTTCGATGTGCCGGCGGCATGGCTGGAGGAGCAGGGGCTGACACCGGAGGGCATCACCCTCTGGCGCTATCATGAGGGGGCATGGTTGGCGCTCCCGACGGTGTTGATTGGTGAGGAAGGGGGCCGTTATGTCTATCGTGCGACCTCGCCGGGCTTCTCCTACTTCGCCGTGGCGGCAGGAGAGGCGGCCGAAGTGGCGGCGAGCGTTCCGCCTGTGGAGGCTGAGATTCAGGTGATAACTCCGCCTGGTGCGGAGGCAGAGGCCAATATGCCGGCGACGGCGGTTCCCATCACCGCGACGGCGACCCCGCCCACCGCGAACCCGACCGACACCCCTGCGCACCAGACGCCCGTCTGGTGGGGGATCGCCCTCACCGCCATTGCGGCATTATCCCTCTTCAGGCGGGAAGCGTGATCGGCGGCGGTGCCGTCTCATCCCCTCTCTTTTTTGTCGTGATCCGGTTTCGGCACCCCCTCCCCCGTGCGAATGATAGGGATCTTGAAATATGCAGAAATATAACAGGAAAGTGTGCCGATACCTGAATAGTGGCACGATGCCTCTTATCTGGTCCTTCAAGATGTGGTGAATGCGATGAATCGAAAAATGCCCGGAATTCATGCTCCCAGAGATGCCGTACAGAGATTGGGCCGGCACGCCTGCTCTGTGGCGATGCTGTTTCTCCTGATCTGTCTCCTCGCCGCCCCTGCCGCTGCCGCCCTCACCACCACGGAGGTGACGATCACAAAACTCGCCTCCGACGATGAGACGGTCCTCTGCAGGGCGACGGTGGACTGGGTCTGGATGATGGAGAACCTGCCCGTTCTCGGAGACGGTCAGACGGTCTATTATACGCAGGGCCCGGTCTTTGAAGGGGCATGGGAGGATACACATCCAGGCGAGACCTACGACCCCTGGAATCCTGACGAGGACGTGAACATCCTCTATAAGGACCACGGCGAGTTCATGGGCACCGATGTGGCAGCGCTCCTCGACCTTGTCGGCGGGGCAGACCCGGCGGACCTGGTGGCGTTCAGGGCGGCGGACGGTCTGACGAAGCGCTGGCCCGCGGCGTACATCGACACTCCCGACCCCGGGCAGGGCCCCTTCGGGCTCATCTGGTATCACGGGGATGATCTCGGGTACGTGAACGAGAGTTTTGATCACGGCATGCGGCTGTATTTTTTCGGGGAGACGACGAATGCGGCCGGAATGCATGTCTGGGGGAACTGGGACATGCACGAGTCCTGGAATGAGACCTTCTGGTACTACTACAACGGCCACTACCCCTCGGCCAGCGGCACCTCCGTGATGTATGTCAGGAACATCACGATCCACAGTGCCATCTCGCCATATGCGCCGGTGGCAGGGTTCTCCGCCGATCCCCTCAGCGGCGATGCGCCGCTTTCGGTGCAGTTCACCGACACCTCGATGAATGCGCCGACCGCCTGGTGGTGGAAGTTCGGGGACGGCGCCACCTCTGACGAGCAGCACCCGGTCCACGTCTATCGGGCCGAAGGGAACTATACGGTGACGCTCGCCGTCTCGAATGCGTGGGGGAACGATTCCCTGACGCAGGAAGATTGTATCCGTGTGGACCGCCCGCCCATGACCGTCAACTTCAGCGCCGCACCCCTGGAGGGTTTCGTCCCCCTGAGTGTCCAATTCACCGGTCTGACGGAGGGTTCACCCTCGTCATGGAACTGGTCGTTCGGGGACGGCGCCACCTCCGGAGAACCAAATCCGGTGCATCCCTATACCGTCCCCGGCACCTATGACGTCTCCCTCTCGGTGGACGGCGGTGCCGGGTCCTGTGTGAAACCGGAGTATATCCGTGTCCTCCCCTGTCTCCCCGGCGATGCGAATGGCGACGGTGCGGTGAATCAGGCCGACACCCTCCGCGTGCTGAAGGAAGTCGTCGGTCTTGTGGCGAAACCGGAGGCCGGAACCGAACGCTTCCATGCCACCGACGTGCACCGGAACGGCGTCATCGAGACCGGCGACGCCCTCTATATTGCGCAGTGCAACGTGGGGCTGAGGGACCGCTGGTTTGAGGTGGTGGAGGGATGATCCTGCCGCCCTTCAGGGATCTCGCGTACTGAACGAGCAGAGGGTGGCAAGTCCTGCCACGACCGCACCCGCAAGGAAGGTCGTCTGAAACCCCCCGACGAGTGCCGCCGGATCGACCGACGCTGGTATGGCGCCGGTGACCACCGCGGCGGCAAAGAGCGCCTCGAAGACCGCCACGCCGACGACCGCCCCTCCGTCCCGGATCGCCATCATCACGCTTGAGGCCATGCCCTGCCGGTCGGCAGGGCTGCACCGCAGGATCAGGCTTGAACTCGGCGGGATGAAGAGTCCGGTGGCGGTCCCCATCAGGGCGAGGGAGAGCAGCATGAAGGGGACTGGTGTGGCCCCGTCAAGCCCCGAGAACAGCAGAAAGGAGATGCAGAGGATCGCCGTCGCAACCGTGCAGATCCCCCGTGAACCAAAACGGTCGGAGAGTCGTCCGGCGATCGGTCCGGCGATGAGCATCATCACCGACGGCACCATCAGGACCAGTCCGGAGATGTCCGGCGTATAGCCCCGGACCAGCTCCAGATAGAAGGGGAAGAGGAAGATCGCTCCTGTATACACAAGCATCAGGAGAAGGGCGGCGGCATTTGCAAAGGAGAAACTCCGATTCGAAAACAGGTGCAGGTCGATGACCGGTTCAGGGTGGCGTCGCTCCTGCACGAAAAATGCAATGGAAAGTATGAGCGCCGCCGCATATGCCGCACAGATGGGTGTGGAGGTCCAGCCGAGGTTCTGCCCCATGTTCAGGGCGAAGATGCCGCTCCCGAGTGCCCCGAAGATCAGTGCCGCCCCGCCAAGATCGAACGGCGTCTCGGGCCGCGACACCGGCAGGGAGGGGATCACCCGCACCGCCAGCAGCAGGGCGACAAGACCGACCGGGATATTGATAAAAAAGATCCAGCGCCAGGTGAGATAGGCGGTCAGAAACCCGCCGACCGCTGGACCAGCGGCGATGCCCAGGGAGGCAAAGGAGGTGGTGATCCCGAGTCCGGTTCCCCGCACGGCGGCGGGCAGCAGGGTCGAGACCATCGCCGGACCGATGGCAGTGAGCATCGCTGCTCCGATCGCCTGCAGCACGCGGAAGGCGATCAGGGGGAGTATGTCGGTTGCCAGTCCACACAGGAGCGATCCGGCCAGAAATATCGTGAACCCTGAGAGAAAAACGGGCCTGAACCCGATCCGGTCGCCGATCTTCCCGAATGCCGGCAGAAAACTGGAGAGGACGAGGAGGTAGGCGATCGAGACCCATGAGACCGGACCGGTTCCGATGCCGAAGGATGCGGCAATCGTCGGCAGGGAGATATTGACGATGCTCACGTCGAGCGATCCCATAAAGGCCGCGAGGGCGATGACAAAGATGATTGCGCGTTGTGTGCCCCTCTTCTCCTTTTCTGCCCCGGATGCGGCATTCATCATTTGAAGGTGCCATGTGCACCTTTTTGTTCTTTCCGTTTTTTCTCGGACGAATTATCGGCGCACAGCATGGGTGTCGCCTACAGGTGGAGACGGATCGATTGTCCGGGTTTGGTTTATGGGGCAGAAAATGGCGATGACAGAATAACAAAAAATGGTATGGACCCGGCGGGAATTGAACCCGCGGCCTCATCGTTGCGAACGATGCGATCTTCCCCTGATCTACGAGCCCGCATGCTGGATCACGCTCTGATCCTGCCTAATAGTATTGCCGCCGTCACCTTATATCTGTTCCTGATGGGCACATGCCGACGGCAGATGAAAGAGTGAACGATACGGCGGAGGCCGCGCAAGGTGCGTCCAAAAAAAAGATCAGAGGATGATCTCGATATCCAGTTTCTCTGCCAGTTCCTTGTAGCGGTTGCGGATTGTCACCTCGGTGACACCCGCCACCTCTGCCACCTCGCGCTGGGTCCTCCGTTCCCCGGAGAGGATCGAGGAGATGTAGATGGCGGCGGCGGCGACGCCGGTCGGTCCCCTGCCGCTCGTCAGTTCACGCTCGCCTGCCTGTCTGAGGATCTCGACGGCGCGGCTCTGCACCTCGCCCTTCAGGGTGAGGCCGGAGCAGAAGCGGGGCACATAGTCGATCGGGGAGGTCGGGAGGAGTTTTAAGCCCAGTTCGCGGGAGATGAACCGGTATGTGCGCCCGATCTCCTTGCGGGATACCCTGGACACCTCGGCGATCTCATCGAGCGTCCTCGGGACCGAGCACTGCCGGCATGCGGCATACAGGGCGGCGGCAGCGACGCCTTCAATCGATCTGCCCCTGATCAGGTTCTTGTCCACGGCGTCACGGTAGATCACGGCGGCGGTCTCCCGCACGTTCCTCGGCAGACCGAGGGCCGACGCCATCCGGTCGAGTTCGGAGAGGGCGAAGGCAAGGTTCCGCTCTGTGGCGTTCGAGACACGGATACGCCGCTGCCACTTCCGCAGGCGGTAGAGCTGCGCCCGGTTCTTCGACGAGATGGCGCGCCCATAGCTGTCCCGGTTGCGCCAGTCGATCATCGTCGAGAGACCCTTGTCGTGGATGGTGAAGGTCATCGGGGCACCGACACGGGAGCGCTTCACCCGCTGGTCATGGTCGAAGGCACGCCATTCCGGACCGCGGTCGATGAACTCCTCGTCGATCACGAGGCCACAGTTCTTGCAGACCAGTTCTGCACGTTCATAATCGTGGACGAGCTGACGGCTGCCGCACTCCGGGCAGACGTTCTCGGTTGCCTCCTCGCGCTTTCTCTCCTGCTCCTTGACGGTGGTGCGCACTCTCTTCTTGAGAGCCTCGCGCTCACTCTGGAGCATCTTCAATTTCTCGATTTCTGCCATTTCCCGTCACCTTTTGTATAGAGTTTCTCGCCTGTCCGTATCGTGCAGTTCTGTCGGCACCTGACTGCAGCGAAGGGCGAGGCCACATTTCCAAAGATATCCACAATTTTTCCTGCCGGCCTGAGGCGTCTATCGAACACCTCTCCATAGAGGCGGGGCAGTTGGGCGGCATCACACCTCAGGATAAGGGTGTGAGAACCGCAAATTTTAATAATCGGCCCCACTAGTTTCAATAGGATTACCTCGTCAAGACCCCTCCGAAGAAGGGATAGCATATATAAATGCATTCCAACAATATTTAAAAGTATCGATAAAGTATAAATATCGATTAAATGCCGAGTAAATCCGAAAGAATATTTAAGGATGCTGATCTGCCGCTTTCTTCCTCTGTTAGCCCTGCACCGCGTGCCACCGCCATTTTTTCCTCTGCCGTCAGGAGGTCGGAGGGCGCATGGGCATCAGAGTTCACCACGAGCATGCACCCCGCCTCCCGGGCGATCCCGGCCACATACCCGTTTGTGCGATTGTGCCCACCGCGTGAGGTGATCTCCAGGGCAACGCCGTTTCTGGACGCCAGTCGTGCATCCTCCGGTGTGATAAAACCCGGATGGGCGAGGACGTCCACATCTTTCGAGGCGCAGGCGGCGTGATTGGTGCCAGCTGCCACAGGTTCCACCGTCGTCTCACCGTGCACCACGACCACATCGGCCCCTTCGTCTCTGGCCCGTTCTGCAAGCCCGGCGATCTCCTCGGGCGGCACATGGGTGATCTCCACCCCTGCCAGCAGTCGCACGCCGTAGCGGGCCGCACTCGATTTCAGGCAGGTGGCGGCGTCGATCACCTGCGTGATATTCGTGCAGTCGACATGGTCGGCGATGGCGACGACCTCGTAGCCGAGGACAGCGAGGCGGCGGACGAGTTCGATGGGGAGCAGTTCGCCGTCGCTCATCAGGGTATGGGTGTGGAGGTCGTAGAGACCGCTCATCGCTTCACCTCAAGGGCGCCGGCGACCTTTCTGATCACCGAACCCTTTGGCTCCTCACTGGAAACCACGGCACGCCCCTCCCGGCGATGCCAGTGGGCGGGGTGGTGCTTCTCCTCTGTCCGATAGGTGTATCCGCATTTCTTGAGGGCGGCCTCGAGATCGGCGAGGCTCGGATTTTTTGCGGCAGCAGCCCTCGGGACCCGTCTCCCTTCGGCCCGCTTCAGTCCGGCATGAAAATAGCAGGGATAGAGGATGCACTCATGTTCCATTGCTTATGAGATTACTGATGAACCTATATAGGGGTCGCGTTCATAGATCTTGTATGCATCATATCGACGTCTCCATTGAGAAGGATGTCTATGCAGCGAATGACCGCCTCGCTGCTGCGAATGCCGCTCACCTGAAGGAGCACGGTGTTCGGGCATTCGATCTCCTCGGTGCGATCGGTTCGGGGAAGACGGCGCTGATCGAACGGATGGTGCCCCTCCTCCGTGAACGCAACCTCCGTGCAGGCGCTATTGCCGGGGACGTCTATGGCGACGACGACTTCAGACGCATCGTGGCCCTTGGCATTCCTGCCGTCAATGCCAACACCGGCACCGAGTGCCACCTCGATGCCCATATCGTGGAGCACGCCATCGCGGACCTTCCCCTGGATGCGATCGATCTCCTCTTCATCGAGAATGTCGGCAACATGGTCTGTCCGACCGATTTCGCCCTCGGTGCGGAGAAAAGAATTGTGGTGGTCTCGACGACCGAAGGGGACGACGTTGTGAACAAGCATCCGATGATGTTTCGCGGTTCCTCGATTGCGGTGATCAACAAGACCGATCTCGCCCCGTTTGTTGGGTGCGACATGGACCGGATGGAGGCGGACATGCGCCGGTACAACCCGGAAATGAAAATTTTCCGGACGAATATGAAGAGCGGAGAGGGCGTTATGGCCGTCGTTGATGCAATACTGGAGTGATCACCCTTAAATACGGTGAGCCTGAATATATATAGCACTCTGGTAGGGATTAATCGGTCTCACAGAACAACACCTGAGGTGATACTATACAGTGGCAAGGAAGATCCGTCCGGCGCCAGACCGGCGGCAGGAACCACCCGGCCTGCGGGAAGAGGCGGTTTGAAATCGGCCGTGCAGCGGCAGAGACCCATGTTGGGGAGAACAGGAGCCGGCTCATGCGGGTCAGGGGCGGAAATGTGAAGGTCAGGGCGCTCCGCGCCGATATGGCCTCGGTCTCGAACCCTGCAACCGGCGAGACAAAGAAGGTCGGCATCCAGACAGTGGAGGCAAACCCGGCAAACATCAACTATGTCCGCCGGAACCTCCTGACGAAAGGTGCGATCATCAGGACCGAGATCGGGCGGGCGCGTATCGTCAGCCGCCCGGGACAGGACGGCGTCGTTAACGCCGTTCTGATCGAATAACTTTTTTTCAGGGTTTGAGGTAGGCATACCCCTCGGCCTGCCGGCGTACGATCTCCCCGACACCGGAGGGGACGATCGTTACGCATCGCGGGAGGTCGTCCTTTGTAAACCCGTGGCTCCTGAGGCTGTTGGAACAGGCCGCGAAACTGACGTTCTTTCCGGAGAGTGCCTTCACTTCGTCTGCATGTTTTCCGGTGATCAGGAACGTTTTCACCCCCTCTCCATTGCCGACCACTTCGATTGCAACATCATCGTCGAGATCGTCAAGCAGGTTCCTGATATTTGCGAATACGCCCGGAGCGCTCCTGTTGTCGTTCAGATGGAAGAGTGCCCTGTATGTGGTCATGATGGATCCCTCCTCCCTCCCATGCAGGTTAAAGGTTCTCCTCTCTCTCAGGACAGCAGAGATTATCTGGTCCACATGCGCATAGGTGTATGATGCGCAGAATATACTACCGCTTTCCGGCCCGTTTCGACCTAAATTTTACCCTGTCTTCACCTTTCCGCGGGGTGCTC
The sequence above is drawn from the Methanofollis fontis genome and encodes:
- a CDS encoding PKD domain-containing protein, which gives rise to MLFLLICLLAAPAAAALTTTEVTITKLASDDETVLCRATVDWVWMMENLPVLGDGQTVYYTQGPVFEGAWEDTHPGETYDPWNPDEDVNILYKDHGEFMGTDVAALLDLVGGADPADLVAFRAADGLTKRWPAAYIDTPDPGQGPFGLIWYHGDDLGYVNESFDHGMRLYFFGETTNAAGMHVWGNWDMHESWNETFWYYYNGHYPSASGTSVMYVRNITIHSAISPYAPVAGFSADPLSGDAPLSVQFTDTSMNAPTAWWWKFGDGATSDEQHPVHVYRAEGNYTVTLAVSNAWGNDSLTQEDCIRVDRPPMTVNFSAAPLEGFVPLSVQFTGLTEGSPSSWNWSFGDGATSGEPNPVHPYTVPGTYDVSLSVDGGAGSCVKPEYIRVLPCLPGDANGDGAVNQADTLRVLKEVVGLVAKPEAGTERFHATDVHRNGVIETGDALYIAQCNVGLRDRWFEVVEG
- a CDS encoding MFS transporter → MMNAASGAEKEKRGTQRAIIFVIALAAFMGSLDVSIVNISLPTIAASFGIGTGPVSWVSIAYLLVLSSFLPAFGKIGDRIGFRPVFLSGFTIFLAGSLLCGLATDILPLIAFRVLQAIGAAMLTAIGPAMVSTLLPAAVRGTGLGITTSFASLGIAAGPAVGGFLTAYLTWRWIFFINIPVGLVALLLAVRVIPSLPVSRPETPFDLGGAALIFGALGSGIFALNMGQNLGWTSTPICAAYAAALILSIAFFVQERRHPEPVIDLHLFSNRSFSFANAAALLLMLVYTGAIFLFPFYLELVRGYTPDISGLVLMVPSVMMLIAGPIAGRLSDRFGSRGICTVATAILCISFLLFSGLDGATPVPFMLLSLALMGTATGLFIPPSSSLILRCSPADRQGMASSVMMAIRDGGAVVGVAVFEALFAAAVVTGAIPASVDPAALVGGFQTTFLAGAVVAGLATLCSFSTRDP
- a CDS encoding transcription initiation factor IIB is translated as MAEIEKLKMLQSEREALKKRVRTTVKEQERKREEATENVCPECGSRQLVHDYERAELVCKNCGLVIDEEFIDRGPEWRAFDHDQRVKRSRVGAPMTFTIHDKGLSTMIDWRNRDSYGRAISSKNRAQLYRLRKWQRRIRVSNATERNLAFALSELDRMASALGLPRNVRETAAVIYRDAVDKNLIRGRSIEGVAAAALYAACRQCSVPRTLDEIAEVSRVSRKEIGRTYRFISRELGLKLLPTSPIDYVPRFCSGLTLKGEVQSRAVEILRQAGERELTSGRGPTGVAAAAIYISSILSGERRTQREVAEVAGVTEVTIRNRYKELAEKLDIEIIL
- a CDS encoding histidinol phosphate phosphatase domain-containing protein, producing MSGLYDLHTHTLMSDGELLPIELVRRLAVLGYEVVAIADHVDCTNITQVIDAATCLKSSAARYGVRLLAGVEITHVPPEEIAGLAERARDEGADVVVVHGETTVEPVAAGTNHAACASKDVDVLAHPGFITPEDARLASRNGVALEITSRGGHNRTNGYVAGIAREAGCMLVVNSDAHAPSDLLTAEEKMAVARGAGLTEEESGRSASLNILSDLLGI
- a CDS encoding signal recognition particle subunit SRP19/SEC65 family protein — encoded protein: MEHECILYPCYFHAGLKRAEGRRVPRAAAAKNPSLADLEAALKKCGYTYRTEEKHHPAHWHRREGRAVVSSEEPKGSVIRKVAGALEVKR
- the hypB gene encoding hydrogenase nickel incorporation protein HypB, which gives rise to MHHIDVSIEKDVYAANDRLAAANAAHLKEHGVRAFDLLGAIGSGKTALIERMVPLLRERNLRAGAIAGDVYGDDDFRRIVALGIPAVNANTGTECHLDAHIVEHAIADLPLDAIDLLFIENVGNMVCPTDFALGAEKRIVVVSTTEGDDVVNKHPMMFRGSSIAVINKTDLAPFVGCDMDRMEADMRRYNPEMKIFRTNMKSGEGVMAVVDAILE
- a CDS encoding 30S ribosomal protein S8e, with translation MQWQGRSVRRQTGGRNHPACGKRRFEIGRAAAETHVGENRSRLMRVRGGNVKVRALRADMASVSNPATGETKKVGIQTVEANPANINYVRRNLLTKGAIIRTEIGRARIVSRPGQDGVVNAVLIE
- a CDS encoding DsrE family protein, which produces MTTYRALFHLNDNRSAPGVFANIRNLLDDLDDDVAIEVVGNGEGVKTFLITGKHADEVKALSGKNVSFAACSNSLRSHGFTKDDLPRCVTIVPSGVGEIVRRQAEGYAYLKP